Proteins from a single region of Streptococcus mitis:
- a CDS encoding ATP-binding cassette domain-containing protein: protein MLTVSDVSLRFSDRKLFDDVNIKFTEGNTYGLIGANGAGKSTFLKILAGDIEPTTGHISLGPDERLSVLRQNHFDYEDERAIDVVIMGNEKLYSIMKEKDAIYMKEDFSDEDGVRAAELEGEFAELGGWEAESEASQLLQNLNIPEELHYQNMSELANGEKVKVLLAKALFGKPDVLLLDEPTNGLDIQSITWLEDFLIDFDNTVIVVSHDRHFLNKVCTHMADLDFGKIKLYVGNYDFWKESSELAAKLLADRNAKAEEKIKQLQEFVARFSANASKSRQATSRKKMLDKIELEEIVPSSRKYPFINFKAEREIGNDLLTVENLTVKIDGETILDNISFILRPGDKTALIGQNDIQTTALIRAIMGDIDYEGTVKWGVTTSRSYLPKDNSADFAGGESILDWLRQFASKEEDDNTFLRGFLGRMLFSGDEVNKPVNVLSGGEKVRVMLSKLMLLKSNVLVLDDPTNHLDLESISSLNDGLKNFKESIIFASHDHEFIQTLANHIIVLSKNGVIDRIDETYDEFLENAEVQAKVKELWKD from the coding sequence TTGCTTACAGTATCTGATGTTTCACTACGTTTTAGTGATCGCAAACTTTTTGATGATGTCAATATCAAATTTACAGAAGGAAATACTTACGGATTAATTGGTGCTAATGGTGCCGGAAAATCTACCTTTTTAAAAATTTTAGCCGGAGATATCGAACCTACTACTGGTCACATCTCTCTTGGTCCAGATGAACGTCTCTCTGTTCTTCGTCAAAATCACTTTGACTATGAAGACGAACGTGCCATTGATGTCGTTATCATGGGAAATGAAAAACTTTATAGCATCATGAAAGAGAAAGATGCCATCTACATGAAGGAAGATTTCTCAGATGAGGATGGAGTGCGTGCTGCCGAACTCGAAGGAGAGTTTGCCGAGCTTGGAGGCTGGGAAGCAGAAAGTGAAGCCTCTCAACTACTTCAAAACCTAAACATTCCAGAAGAATTGCACTACCAAAATATGAGCGAATTGGCCAATGGTGAGAAAGTAAAGGTTCTCCTCGCTAAAGCACTTTTTGGTAAACCAGATGTTCTTCTATTAGATGAGCCTACAAACGGTTTGGACATCCAATCAATTACATGGTTAGAAGACTTCTTGATTGACTTTGATAATACAGTTATCGTAGTATCCCATGACCGCCACTTCTTAAACAAAGTATGTACCCACATGGCTGACCTTGACTTTGGAAAAATCAAACTCTATGTCGGAAACTATGACTTCTGGAAGGAATCTTCTGAACTTGCTGCTAAATTGCTAGCCGACCGTAATGCCAAAGCAGAAGAAAAAATTAAGCAATTGCAAGAATTCGTAGCTCGTTTCTCTGCTAATGCTTCTAAATCAAGACAAGCAACATCACGTAAGAAAATGCTTGATAAGATTGAGCTAGAAGAGATTGTTCCATCTAGTCGTAAATATCCATTTATCAACTTTAAAGCAGAGCGTGAAATTGGTAATGATCTCTTGACAGTAGAAAATCTAACTGTAAAGATTGATGGTGAGACTATTTTAGATAATATCAGCTTTATCTTGCGTCCAGGTGATAAGACAGCTCTTATTGGACAGAATGACATCCAAACGACTGCATTAATTCGTGCAATCATGGGAGACATTGACTATGAAGGAACTGTCAAGTGGGGAGTTACTACTAGCCGTTCTTACTTGCCAAAAGATAACTCGGCCGATTTCGCAGGGGGAGAATCAATTCTTGACTGGTTGCGTCAATTTGCAAGTAAAGAAGAAGATGACAATACTTTCCTACGCGGTTTCCTCGGCCGTATGCTCTTCTCTGGAGATGAGGTTAACAAACCTGTAAATGTCTTGTCAGGGGGAGAAAAAGTTCGTGTCATGCTTTCAAAACTAATGCTCTTGAAGTCAAATGTGCTTGTACTTGATGACCCAACCAATCACTTGGACTTGGAATCTATCTCAAGCTTGAATGATGGATTGAAAAACTTTAAAGAATCAATCATCTTTGCCAGTCATGACCACGAGTTTATTCAAACTTTGGCTAACCATATCATTGTCTTGTCTAAAAATGGCGTCATCGATCGTATTGATGAAACCTATGATGAATTCCTAGAAAATGCAGAAGTACAAGCAAAAGTTAAAGAACTTTGGAAAGACTAA